A single Watersipora subatra chromosome 7, tzWatSuba1.1, whole genome shotgun sequence DNA region contains:
- the LOC137400596 gene encoding uncharacterized protein, producing the protein MVGVMVEVMVGVMVEVMVEVMVEVMVEVIVEVIVEVMVEVMVELMVEVMVEVMVEVMVEVMVEVMVEVMVEVMVEVMVELMVEVMVEVMVEVMVEVMVEVIVEVMVEVMVEVMVEVMVELMVEVMVKVMVEVMVEVMVEVMVEVMVEVMVEVMVELMVEVMVEVMVEVMVEVMVEVMVEVMVEVMVEVMVEVIVEVIVEVMVEVMVEVMVEVMVEVMVEVMVEVMVEVMVELMVEVMVEVMVEVMVEVMVEVMVKVMVEVIVEVMVEVMVEVMVEVMVEVMVGVMVEVMVEVIAEVLFFIIGEIMCEAIVEAIFEVVVKAMVEVIVRVIVDVMVGVRVKMVFTSATATVRMDLRVTVFGWPPLASAVLSTKGTS; encoded by the coding sequence ATGGTTGGAGTTATGGTTGAAGTTATGGTTGGAGTTATGGTTGAAGTTATGGTTGAAGTTATGGTTGAAGTTATGGTCGAAGTTATAGTTGAAGTTATAGTTGAAGTTATGGTTGAGGTTATGGTTGAACTTATGGTTGAAGTTATGGTTGAAGTTATGGTTGAAGTTATGGTTGAAGTTATGGTTGAAGTTATGGTTGAAGTTATGGTTGAAGTTATGGTTGAGGTTATGGTTGAACTTATGGTTGAAGTTATGGTTGAAGTTATGGTTGAAGTTATGGTCGAAGTTATGGTCGAAGTTATAGTTGAAGTTATGGTTGAAGTTATGGTTGAGGTTATGGTTGAGGTTATGGTTGAACTTATGGTTGAAGTTATGGTTAAAGTTATGGTTGAAGTTATGGTTGAAGTTATGGTTGAGGTTATGGTTGAAGTTATGGTTGAAGTTATGGTTGAGGTTATGGTTGAACTTATGGTTGAAGTTATGGTTGAAGTTATGGTTGAAGTTATGGTTGAGGTTATGGTTGAAGTTATGGTTGAAGTTATGGTTGAAGTTATGGTCGAAGTTATGGTCGAAGTTATAGTTGAAGTTATAGTTGAAGTTATGGTTGAAGTTATGGTTGAAGTTATGGTTGAAGTTATGGTTGAAGTTATGGTTGAGGTTATGGTTGAAGTTATGGTTGAGGTTATGGTTGAACTTATGGTTGAAGTTATGGTTGAAGTTATGGTTGAAGTTATGGTCGAAGTTATGGTTGAAGTTATGGTCAAAGTTATGGTCGAAGTTATAGTTGAAGTTATGGTTGAAGTTATGGTTGAAGTTATGGTTGAAGTTATGGTTGAAGTTATGGTTGGAGTTATGGTTGAAGTTATGGTTGAAGTTATAGCtgaagttttatttttcattatagGGGAAATTATGTGTGAAGCTATAGTAGAAGCTATATTTGAAGTTGTGGTTAAAGCTATGGTTGAAGTTATAGTTAGAGTTATAGTTGATGTTATGGTTGGAGTCAGGGTTAAG